ACTTCTGGGCCACGTGGTGCAAGCCGTGCATCAAGGCCTTCCCGGAGCTTCAGTCGATCCTTGACAACTACACACACTGCGGTCTGAGGGTCGTCGCAGTCTCGATCGACGGTCCTCGTTCGAGCTCGAAGGTCCCTTCGTTCATAAAGTCGAAGGGGTTCACCTTCGACGTGGTGCTCGATCCCGGACAGAAGGTGGCGCGGAAGTACCACGTGACCTCTGTACCGCGGACGGTCCTGGTCGGACAGAACGGCCGGGAGATCTTCGCCTACACGGGCTACCGGCCGTCGCACCACAGGAAGATGGAGGAGGCGCTCGAGGAGCTTTTCCCGGAGGGCTGCGAGGAGCCGGAGGATGAAACGGCCGAGACGGCGGAGGATGCCGGTGAGTAGATACGCCACGATTCTCGCCGCGGCGCTCGCGCTGGCTCTGCCGCGGGCCGTCCCGGCCGACGAGATCTACGCGACGGGCGTCGTCACCTCCGAGTACGGCTATCACACCGAGGCGGAGGCGTCGCTCTTCGATGCCAGGGTCGAGCTCGACCTCGAGACCGGACCGGTCCGTCTGGGCTTCGTCCATCGCTTCTATGAGCCGAGCGACGAGGCGTATCCCGGCGCGCTCGACGTGCCGGGTTCCGAGTTCCGCCAGCGCTTCGCCGAGTTCA
The sequence above is a segment of the Candidatus Effluviviaceae Genus V sp. genome. Coding sequences within it:
- a CDS encoding redoxin domain-containing protein; its protein translation is MSNVLFPCALAARAGRENRIPANEVRAAARRKYGIFLTFGHRGGIMSVRTGGPMKSRRRAVLATVLALGLVFAWTSVSYSDDRVAPDFTLPSITGEDLQLSELLEEGPVIVDFWATWCKPCIKAFPELQSILDNYTHCGLRVVAVSIDGPRSSSKVPSFIKSKGFTFDVVLDPGQKVARKYHVTSVPRTVLVGQNGREIFAYTGYRPSHHRKMEEALEELFPEGCEEPEDETAETAEDAGE